A DNA window from Pyrus communis chromosome 3, drPyrComm1.1, whole genome shotgun sequence contains the following coding sequences:
- the LOC137728965 gene encoding COP1-interacting protein 7-like isoform X1: MILFIFVAQFSFDLFNPTNRLCMERKIICDLVIFYGAKSEKLASGLFQPFVSHLKSVKDEISRGGYSITLRPPTQMAPWFTKSTFQRFVRFVSTPAVLERFVSIEKEILQIESSVQLEEGVVSANQSTRKSAGSLEKRGELEEAGAVVKNENSKVCLQHLLQTRVALLQKQQAMVYARGLVAGFEIYNMDDLISFSDAFGASRLREACINFKELYKQKHTDGLWIKEVAAVVACSSSDLQFRGASEITLTNEAEVTNQNVMLNLPNSGILSSEKVQAPMPFPHLNSQYFYGSLGHTNQLPPYHGYPFPTMQSFPPHYPRNMQWPPNMDEASNGREPNYHRIQKPSSRRRKKNKTRPDYSGEGNQTESSDSTSETNSDSETYQERKHSDMENSSRKKFKKKSSRKVVIQNINYITPKRRDGNKGGVSDESFSDEVTEKAEVLEVSHESHLQERDVEKSRSMFNGSSNEDLTVRAVVPIDVQDAHLIAKSEDGNSLAERPNLGLNLERTPKKLTVSVATDPLVAMERNGTNDYEVKLEDFRNEENFSSVMERKDCADEDILLLQRLAKSETEIRSAFSASAAESTVTRTVRGEDWFDVNHSKSTEDQKVPKKQTFFDGDCIFTSERESNVCGDDSFFIQSRSAVDDMYESPWKTEISMDNNLSLAARKENGVMDTPQTRTSEPDDLSMILERDSNLESAEISWTIDYGADISFTEANRKHSGVETTDRVDNKPASNSMATNVKSNKVPGPKERGKEAKSNIVKRSLVNNRPDIKSQKVFPTRGPTIQKSKFEKEEEIRQKMEELRIERQKRIAEKTAAAGFSPVAPRRASLEGKTAKGSPKSKLQPTKRTLNL; this comes from the exons ATGATCCTGTTTATTTTTGTAGCCcaattctcttttgatttattcaatccaacaaACAGACTGTGCATGGAGAGAAAAATAAT ATGTGACTTGGTGATCTTCTATGGAGCCAAATCTGAGAAACTAGCATCTGGGTTGTTCCAACCCTTTGTTTCTCACCTCAAATCTGTAAAAGATGAGATTTCCAGAGGTGGGTATTCCATTACTCTTCGCCCGCCTACCCAAATGGCACCCTGGTTCACCAAATCCACATTTCAAAG ATTTGTGAGGTTTGTTAGCACCCCAGCTGTTCTGGAGAGGTTTGTCAGTATTGAAAAGGAGATTTTGCAGATTGAGAGTTCAGTTCAACTGGAGGAAG GAGTTGTATCTGCTAATCAGAGTACAAGGAAATCAGCTGGTTCTTTGGAG aaaagAGGTGAGCTTGAAGAAGCAGGGGCTGTTGTAAAAAACGAAAACTCCAA GGTTTGCCTTCAACACCTTCTTCAAACTCGAGTGGCATTGCTTCAGAAACAGCAAGCCATGGTTTATGCCCGTGGCCTTGTTGCTGGTTTTGAAATCTACAATATGGATGATCTCATTTCTTTTTCGGATGCATTTGGTGCTTCACGCTTAAG GGAAGCATGCATTAACTTCAAGGAATTATACAAGCAAAAGCACACAGATGGTTTATGGATAAAAGAAGTAGCAGCAGTAGTGGCCTGTTCTTCATCAGATCTGCAATTCAGGGGAGCGTCCGAAATTACACTTACAAATGAAGCAGAGGTCACTAATCAAAATGTTATGTTAAATCTTCCCAATAGCGGTATCCTAAGTAGTGAAAAAGTTCAAGCGCCAATGCCATTTCCACATCTGAATTCTCAGTACTTTTATGGTTCACTAGGCCATACAAACCAGTTGCCTCCATATCATGGATATCCTTTCCCTACTATGCAGTCCTTTCCTCCTCATTATCCAAGGAACATGCAATGGCCTCCCAACATGGATGAAGCAAGCAATGGTCGGGAACCGAATTATCATAGGATTCAGAAGCCATCttcaagaagaaggaagaagaataaAACACGACCTGACTACTCAGGGGAAGGCAACCAAACTGAGTCCAGTGACTCCACTTCTGAGACTAATTCAGATTCAGAGACATATCAAGAGAGAAAGCATTCTGATATGGAGAATTCATCCAGAAAGAAGTTTAAGAAGAAATCCTCGCGGAAAGTGGTCATTCAAAACATCAACTACATCACCCCCAAGAGGAGGGATGGTAATAAAGGAGGAGTTTCTGATGAATCTTTTTCAGATGAGGTGACTGAGAAAGCAGAAGTATTGGAGGTATCCCATGAGTCACACTTGCAAGAAAGAGATGTGGAGAAGAGTCGCTCTATGTTTAATGGATCAAGTAATGAGGATTTGACAGTTCGTGCTGTAGTCCCCATTGATGTTCAAGATGCACATTTGATAGCGAAGTCTGAAGATGGTAATTCATTAGCAGAGAGGCCTAATTTGGGGCTCAATCTCGAGAGAACTCCAAAGAAACTAACAGTTTCAGTGGCAACTGATCCTTTGGTTGCGATGGAGAGGAATGGAACAAATGACTATGAGGTTAAGTTGGAAGATTTTCGGAATGAAGAAAATTTCAGTTCAGTTATGGAGAGAAAAGATTGTGCAGATGAGGACATATTACTTTTGCAGAGATTGGCAAAATCAGAAACTGAAATTAGGTCTGCCTTTTCTGCTTCTGCTGCTGAGTCTACTGTAACCAGGACTGTAAGGGGAGAAGATTGGTTTGACGTGAATCATTCAAAAAGTACAGAAGACCAGAAAGTACCAAAGAAGCAAACATTTTTTGATGGTGATTGCATCTTCACGTCGGAGAGAGAAAGCAATGTATGCGGGGATGATTCTTTCTTTATACAGTCTCGGTCAGCAGTTGATGATATGTATGAATCACCATGGAAAACAGAAATAAGCATGGACAACAATCTGAGTTTAGCCGCGCGTAAGGAAAATGGAGTTATGGATACTCCACAGACTCGAACATCTGAGCCAGATGACCTTAGCATGATTCTTGAAAGGGATTCCAACCTGGAGTCCGCTGAAATTTCTTGGACTATAGACTACGGAGCAGATATTTCATTTACCGAGGCAAATAGAAAACATTCTGGTGTTGAGACAACTGATCGTGTGGATAACAAGCCTGCTTCGAACAGTATGGCAACCAATGTGAAGAGCAATAAAGTTCCTGGACCAAAAGAACGCGGTAAAGAAGCAAAGTCTAACATCGTAAAGAGATCCCTAGTTAACAACAGACCTGATATCAAAAGCCAAAAAGTATTTCCTACAAGGGGGCCTACAATACAAAAGAGCAAATTCGAGAAG GAAGAAGAAATTCGGCAAAAGATGGAGGAACTGCGGATAGAACGCCAAAAACGAATTGCTGAGAAAACTGCAGCGGCTGGCTTTTCTCCAGTAGCACCCAGAAGAGCTTCATTAGAAGGCAAAACGGCAAAGGGCTCTCCCAAGAGTAAACTACAACCTACCAAGAGAACTCTAAATCTGTAA
- the LOC137728965 gene encoding COP1-interacting protein 7-like isoform X2 produces MEAPLDHALFQLTPTRTRCDLVIFYGAKSEKLASGLFQPFVSHLKSVKDEISRGGYSITLRPPTQMAPWFTKSTFQRFVRFVSTPAVLERFVSIEKEILQIESSVQLEEGVVSANQSTRKSAGSLEKRGELEEAGAVVKNENSKVCLQHLLQTRVALLQKQQAMVYARGLVAGFEIYNMDDLISFSDAFGASRLREACINFKELYKQKHTDGLWIKEVAAVVACSSSDLQFRGASEITLTNEAEVTNQNVMLNLPNSGILSSEKVQAPMPFPHLNSQYFYGSLGHTNQLPPYHGYPFPTMQSFPPHYPRNMQWPPNMDEASNGREPNYHRIQKPSSRRRKKNKTRPDYSGEGNQTESSDSTSETNSDSETYQERKHSDMENSSRKKFKKKSSRKVVIQNINYITPKRRDGNKGGVSDESFSDEVTEKAEVLEVSHESHLQERDVEKSRSMFNGSSNEDLTVRAVVPIDVQDAHLIAKSEDGNSLAERPNLGLNLERTPKKLTVSVATDPLVAMERNGTNDYEVKLEDFRNEENFSSVMERKDCADEDILLLQRLAKSETEIRSAFSASAAESTVTRTVRGEDWFDVNHSKSTEDQKVPKKQTFFDGDCIFTSERESNVCGDDSFFIQSRSAVDDMYESPWKTEISMDNNLSLAARKENGVMDTPQTRTSEPDDLSMILERDSNLESAEISWTIDYGADISFTEANRKHSGVETTDRVDNKPASNSMATNVKSNKVPGPKERGKEAKSNIVKRSLVNNRPDIKSQKVFPTRGPTIQKSKFEKEEEIRQKMEELRIERQKRIAEKTAAAGFSPVAPRRASLEGKTAKGSPKSKLQPTKRTLNL; encoded by the exons ATGGAAGCTCCCCTCGACCATGCTTTGTTTCAGCTCACTCCAACTCGAACCAG ATGTGACTTGGTGATCTTCTATGGAGCCAAATCTGAGAAACTAGCATCTGGGTTGTTCCAACCCTTTGTTTCTCACCTCAAATCTGTAAAAGATGAGATTTCCAGAGGTGGGTATTCCATTACTCTTCGCCCGCCTACCCAAATGGCACCCTGGTTCACCAAATCCACATTTCAAAG ATTTGTGAGGTTTGTTAGCACCCCAGCTGTTCTGGAGAGGTTTGTCAGTATTGAAAAGGAGATTTTGCAGATTGAGAGTTCAGTTCAACTGGAGGAAG GAGTTGTATCTGCTAATCAGAGTACAAGGAAATCAGCTGGTTCTTTGGAG aaaagAGGTGAGCTTGAAGAAGCAGGGGCTGTTGTAAAAAACGAAAACTCCAA GGTTTGCCTTCAACACCTTCTTCAAACTCGAGTGGCATTGCTTCAGAAACAGCAAGCCATGGTTTATGCCCGTGGCCTTGTTGCTGGTTTTGAAATCTACAATATGGATGATCTCATTTCTTTTTCGGATGCATTTGGTGCTTCACGCTTAAG GGAAGCATGCATTAACTTCAAGGAATTATACAAGCAAAAGCACACAGATGGTTTATGGATAAAAGAAGTAGCAGCAGTAGTGGCCTGTTCTTCATCAGATCTGCAATTCAGGGGAGCGTCCGAAATTACACTTACAAATGAAGCAGAGGTCACTAATCAAAATGTTATGTTAAATCTTCCCAATAGCGGTATCCTAAGTAGTGAAAAAGTTCAAGCGCCAATGCCATTTCCACATCTGAATTCTCAGTACTTTTATGGTTCACTAGGCCATACAAACCAGTTGCCTCCATATCATGGATATCCTTTCCCTACTATGCAGTCCTTTCCTCCTCATTATCCAAGGAACATGCAATGGCCTCCCAACATGGATGAAGCAAGCAATGGTCGGGAACCGAATTATCATAGGATTCAGAAGCCATCttcaagaagaaggaagaagaataaAACACGACCTGACTACTCAGGGGAAGGCAACCAAACTGAGTCCAGTGACTCCACTTCTGAGACTAATTCAGATTCAGAGACATATCAAGAGAGAAAGCATTCTGATATGGAGAATTCATCCAGAAAGAAGTTTAAGAAGAAATCCTCGCGGAAAGTGGTCATTCAAAACATCAACTACATCACCCCCAAGAGGAGGGATGGTAATAAAGGAGGAGTTTCTGATGAATCTTTTTCAGATGAGGTGACTGAGAAAGCAGAAGTATTGGAGGTATCCCATGAGTCACACTTGCAAGAAAGAGATGTGGAGAAGAGTCGCTCTATGTTTAATGGATCAAGTAATGAGGATTTGACAGTTCGTGCTGTAGTCCCCATTGATGTTCAAGATGCACATTTGATAGCGAAGTCTGAAGATGGTAATTCATTAGCAGAGAGGCCTAATTTGGGGCTCAATCTCGAGAGAACTCCAAAGAAACTAACAGTTTCAGTGGCAACTGATCCTTTGGTTGCGATGGAGAGGAATGGAACAAATGACTATGAGGTTAAGTTGGAAGATTTTCGGAATGAAGAAAATTTCAGTTCAGTTATGGAGAGAAAAGATTGTGCAGATGAGGACATATTACTTTTGCAGAGATTGGCAAAATCAGAAACTGAAATTAGGTCTGCCTTTTCTGCTTCTGCTGCTGAGTCTACTGTAACCAGGACTGTAAGGGGAGAAGATTGGTTTGACGTGAATCATTCAAAAAGTACAGAAGACCAGAAAGTACCAAAGAAGCAAACATTTTTTGATGGTGATTGCATCTTCACGTCGGAGAGAGAAAGCAATGTATGCGGGGATGATTCTTTCTTTATACAGTCTCGGTCAGCAGTTGATGATATGTATGAATCACCATGGAAAACAGAAATAAGCATGGACAACAATCTGAGTTTAGCCGCGCGTAAGGAAAATGGAGTTATGGATACTCCACAGACTCGAACATCTGAGCCAGATGACCTTAGCATGATTCTTGAAAGGGATTCCAACCTGGAGTCCGCTGAAATTTCTTGGACTATAGACTACGGAGCAGATATTTCATTTACCGAGGCAAATAGAAAACATTCTGGTGTTGAGACAACTGATCGTGTGGATAACAAGCCTGCTTCGAACAGTATGGCAACCAATGTGAAGAGCAATAAAGTTCCTGGACCAAAAGAACGCGGTAAAGAAGCAAAGTCTAACATCGTAAAGAGATCCCTAGTTAACAACAGACCTGATATCAAAAGCCAAAAAGTATTTCCTACAAGGGGGCCTACAATACAAAAGAGCAAATTCGAGAAG GAAGAAGAAATTCGGCAAAAGATGGAGGAACTGCGGATAGAACGCCAAAAACGAATTGCTGAGAAAACTGCAGCGGCTGGCTTTTCTCCAGTAGCACCCAGAAGAGCTTCATTAGAAGGCAAAACGGCAAAGGGCTCTCCCAAGAGTAAACTACAACCTACCAAGAGAACTCTAAATCTGTAA